Proteins from a single region of Styela clava chromosome 1, kaStyClav1.hap1.2, whole genome shotgun sequence:
- the LOC120325393 gene encoding prostaglandin E2 receptor EP4 subtype-like isoform X2, translating into MEANATEDKVTESWASETRNRIVAKSVMDVGSGTLFVPSYTDVYSNSTSNETTVTRLECILRNAEGNPMVNMTIPVTTFTICLLGNLFAIVFLWKSNQRSDNKQHIFYTLVMTLACCDFVSAILTSPLTFVAYMSGRCVTELGGVALCRYSGFTMIFFGIGSVAIVFAMSLERFIAIRYTMFFQRTMTTHKTRVFLIVIMIGLIILSSLPLLGFGDVAQQFPGSWCFLDWKSRDPHHQGFNFLVACLGILLMLATIICNLIVVGTVTAARRRMKDRNSSHNLVSKSKRKKMAQQENQMMVLLGVMTTVFVVCYLPILLRIIVNQVLSIYSEEFAKTNLSSWDLFAVRMASINPIIDPWVYILCRRSILTKSFRILKLLFLCRCDKGEFQEICLSSREFRRRRSTMSQRSVTSGVARMASVTNTNGRKSSPNATQAKYHSTYKESVPLSNREDEKICATSGDKALWGNCTDKSEADAILKKSEMNKQMPIP; encoded by the exons ATGGAAGCTAACGCTACTGAAGATAAGGTTACAGAATCGTGGGCTTCTGAAACG AGAAACAGAATCGTTGCAAAATCTGTAATGGATGTTGGATCTGGAACTCTTTTTGTACCGTCTTATACAGACGTTTACAGTAATAGCACTTCCAACGAAACAACAGTGACGAGGCTAGAATGCATACTTCGGAATGCTGAGGGAAATCCAATGGTTAACATGACAATACCAGTCACAACTTTCACTATTTGTTTActgggaaatttatttgcaattgtGTTTCTATGGAAGAGTAATCAAAGATCGGATAATAAG CAACACATCTTTTACACACTCGTGATGACATTGGCATGCTGTGATTTTGTCAGCGCTATATTGACGTCACCACTAACATTTGTAGCTTATATGAGTGGAAGATGT GTTACTGAACTTGGCGGCGTGGCACTTTGTAGATATTCTGGTTTTACAATGATCTTTTTTGGCATCGGATCTGTTGCGATTGTATTTGCAATGTCTTTGGAAAGATTCATCGCGATTCGATATACAATGTT TTTTCAGAGAACGATGACCACCCACAAAACCCGAGTTTTTCTAATTGTAATTATGATTGGATTAATTATTCTCTCTTCGCTACCATTACTTGGATTCGGGGATGTCGCTCAACAATTTCCTGGTTCCTGGTGCTTTTTAGATTGGAAGTCAAGAGACCCACATCATCAA GGGTTCAACTTTCTTGTTGCATGCCTTGGAATTTTACTGATGTTGGCAACTATCATTTGTAACTTGATTGTTGTTGGGACGGTAACGGCGGCTAGAAG GCGAATGAAGGATCGAAACTCCTCCCATAATCTCGTGTCGAAatcaaaaagaaagaaaatggcACAACAAGAAAATCAGATGATGGTTTTGCTCGGCGTGATGACGACTGTATTTGTTGTGTGTTATCTACCAATTTTG CTTCGAATCATCGTAAACCAAGTATTGAGCATATATTCAGAAGAATTCGCCAAAACAAATTTGTCAAGCTGGGATCTGTTTGCTGTCAGGATGGCGTCTATCAATCCCATCATCGATCCATGG GTTTACATTCTGTGTCGTCGTTCCATTCTGACGAAAAGTTTCCGAATTTTAAAACTACTGTTTTTGTGTCGATGTGATAAAGGAGAATTTCAAGAAATTTGTTTGAGCAGCAGAGAATTTAGGag AAGGCGAAGTACAATGAGTCAAAGGTCCGTTACGTCTGGTGTTGCACGGATGGCAAGTGTGACTAACACAAATGGAAGAAAGTCATCCCCAAATGCAACTCAAGCAAAGTATCACTCGACTTACAAAGAGTCTGTACCACTGTCTAACCGCGAGGACGAAAAGATATGCGCCACAAGTGGCGATAAAGCACTGTGGGGGAATTGTACAGACAAATCTGAAGCTGACGCAATTTTAAAGAAGTCAGAAATGAACAAACAAATGCCTATACCATGA
- the LOC120325393 gene encoding prostaglandin E2 receptor EP4 subtype-like isoform X1 → MEANATEDKVTESWASETRNRIVAKSVMDVGSGTLFVPSYTDVYSNSTSNETTVTRLECILRNAEGNPMVNMTIPVTTFTICLLGNLFAIVFLWKSNQRSDNKQHIFYTLVMTLACCDFVSAILTSPLTFVAYMSGRCVTELGGVALCRYSGFTMIFFGIGSVAIVFAMSLERFIAIRYTMFYQRTMTTHKTRVFLIVIMIGLIILSSLPLLGFGDVAQQFPGSWCFLDWKSRDPHHQGFNFLVACLGILLMLATIICNLIVVGTVTAARRRMKDRNSSHNLVSKSKRKKMAQQENQMMVLLGVMTTVFVVCYLPILLRIIVNQVLSIYSEEFAKTNLSSWDLFAVRMASINPIIDPWVYILCRRSILTKSFRILKLLFLCRCDKGEFQEICLSSREFRRRRSTMSQRSVTSGVARMASVTNTNGRKSSPNATQAKYHSTYKESVPLSNREDEKICATSGDKALWGNCTDKSEADAILKKSEMNKQMPIP, encoded by the exons ATGGAAGCTAACGCTACTGAAGATAAGGTTACAGAATCGTGGGCTTCTGAAACG AGAAACAGAATCGTTGCAAAATCTGTAATGGATGTTGGATCTGGAACTCTTTTTGTACCGTCTTATACAGACGTTTACAGTAATAGCACTTCCAACGAAACAACAGTGACGAGGCTAGAATGCATACTTCGGAATGCTGAGGGAAATCCAATGGTTAACATGACAATACCAGTCACAACTTTCACTATTTGTTTActgggaaatttatttgcaattgtGTTTCTATGGAAGAGTAATCAAAGATCGGATAATAAG CAACACATCTTTTACACACTCGTGATGACATTGGCATGCTGTGATTTTGTCAGCGCTATATTGACGTCACCACTAACATTTGTAGCTTATATGAGTGGAAGATGT GTTACTGAACTTGGCGGCGTGGCACTTTGTAGATATTCTGGTTTTACAATGATCTTTTTTGGCATCGGATCTGTTGCGATTGTATTTGCAATGTCTTTGGAAAGATTCATCGCGATTCGATATACAATGTTCTATCAG AGAACGATGACCACCCACAAAACCCGAGTTTTTCTAATTGTAATTATGATTGGATTAATTATTCTCTCTTCGCTACCATTACTTGGATTCGGGGATGTCGCTCAACAATTTCCTGGTTCCTGGTGCTTTTTAGATTGGAAGTCAAGAGACCCACATCATCAA GGGTTCAACTTTCTTGTTGCATGCCTTGGAATTTTACTGATGTTGGCAACTATCATTTGTAACTTGATTGTTGTTGGGACGGTAACGGCGGCTAGAAG GCGAATGAAGGATCGAAACTCCTCCCATAATCTCGTGTCGAAatcaaaaagaaagaaaatggcACAACAAGAAAATCAGATGATGGTTTTGCTCGGCGTGATGACGACTGTATTTGTTGTGTGTTATCTACCAATTTTG CTTCGAATCATCGTAAACCAAGTATTGAGCATATATTCAGAAGAATTCGCCAAAACAAATTTGTCAAGCTGGGATCTGTTTGCTGTCAGGATGGCGTCTATCAATCCCATCATCGATCCATGG GTTTACATTCTGTGTCGTCGTTCCATTCTGACGAAAAGTTTCCGAATTTTAAAACTACTGTTTTTGTGTCGATGTGATAAAGGAGAATTTCAAGAAATTTGTTTGAGCAGCAGAGAATTTAGGag AAGGCGAAGTACAATGAGTCAAAGGTCCGTTACGTCTGGTGTTGCACGGATGGCAAGTGTGACTAACACAAATGGAAGAAAGTCATCCCCAAATGCAACTCAAGCAAAGTATCACTCGACTTACAAAGAGTCTGTACCACTGTCTAACCGCGAGGACGAAAAGATATGCGCCACAAGTGGCGATAAAGCACTGTGGGGGAATTGTACAGACAAATCTGAAGCTGACGCAATTTTAAAGAAGTCAGAAATGAACAAACAAATGCCTATACCATGA
- the LOC120325388 gene encoding zinc finger SWIM domain-containing protein 4-like, with protein sequence MKRLHREISGLSVGEVHCEVPSKSRRCSNDSFGRHRNENACNIRRFAVLKKSILQHKCVPVTMGGRRCCPERLMDLASKVCAETLPFQHVEEQCSRVPAPVMQKFIFWSFPRQESDIRRYSALTYDSTAYSASNTSPMTPSQSAQRQVPDITSSQPPNSNHRNSELENRIGENSLTSFSNFGVVTSEVEGQELTFEQGTAMAETGRVKEALQIGFHLSGKVEQDGSNATPGQSQLRQDASGTFHVAITFDRCKITSASCDCNSGEIFFCKHVVALAIFRIRKPHKVTIRSPISETLQQMDRDQLQKLTQYLLARHNRVLPAAQKVADSLFDPMSELNVIRGAPDPTAGAGLIDEDRWSLEDKKATRHVSNLLQNTNKQESALQLQSLLTKVREMLKARDSNGSRLLTLITNELMQHCSTHNHNQSTQSLLPPQPDICRIMWDQLGLLWVCVVLNPKISSQERQSFVVQLQEWGSQPHCPPESGEEEQNHYGQAPRSGRTVLSRAIDAGTMRWDDVHLRRILDDCKSSSESSRPKFQNDQTQEFHDDEGKPLWHEYVPTACARVEALRSHGCQKEAIALACAITRTIKRKFMSNFNTYKEHQTSKDTKTLDETLLPKLSQGLIGHPLRPVHILFDTLIGAKELCEQSIDTDSTKLAAFEITLLIMGQQRLMPEGQHSQDKMISSELSLINHLNNLELDDEMITVLKNVCQTLVEGGPTSGLGLPLHRESVPLHSFAKYLFQSILPYDRKLAFRVGIRAMKTPVYHRHEPNFYPDLHSHVVAPGHEHSAIGSTFPEQRAYHRPQPGTRWHIMDKLEANQCSLASILIQTAKGEVLLLGEVVESVQKYICNPTHIFQLSHDAYKAATPPLGSPDSLMLNVALQMGMQVLRMTIRGGTWRRTEMVGWLVTCATEIGLCALISIIRTWNTLFTPVEATTMVANCVVSPNTAMRLNLDPRQRDELFHCVCQMAIQCAVKDPQSCALPCLTLCENLPSAFDAAYHVVIDSSNKRRMDAAQLYNIARYLEQLGLRQRSFTVAFAATRCLTIAFNHDTHPATSDLLWTMQLAQSLGRNELTQMVSVVSRNVKCASVISDVLRTCTSGVNSRDTTNLAHFGERSLRADGPILRPLLEVAISAYVSTIHAKLSHISPRHYTEFIDFLNKARETFLLASNGPARFAHLTANLKMVYKGKKKLLNLVAHRFG encoded by the exons ACAATGTTCAAGAGTGCCCGCCCCCGTTATgcagaaatttatattttggtCATTTCCCAGACAAGAGAGCGATATAAGGCGATATAGTGCACTGACTTACGACAGTACCGCGTATTCGGCATCAAATACGTCACCTATGACGCCATCACAATCCGCCCAACGACAAGTGCCAGACATCACAAGCAGCCAACCTCCCAATTCCAATCATAGAAATTCTGAATTAGAAAATCGAATTGGAGAAAACAGTCTAACATCTTTCAGTAATTTTGGAGTTGTGACGTCAGAGGTCGAAGGTCAGGAGCTAACGTTTGAACAAGGAACAGCGATGGCAGAAACTGGACGAGTGAAAGAAGCACTTCAGATCG GTTTCCATTTGAGCGGAAAAGTGGAACAAGATGGATCGAATGCAACACCTGGGCAAAG TCAACTCAGGCAAGATGCCTCTGGAACGTTTCATGTAGCTATCACATTTGATCGATGCAAAATCACATCTGCGTCTTGTGACTGCAACAGTGgagaaatatttttctgtaaaCACGTGGTGGCGCTGGCAATCTTCAGGATTCGAAAGCCGCATAAG GTTACAATTCGATCACCAATATCTGAAACTTTGCAACAAATGGATCGAGATCAACTTCAAAAATTAACGCAGTATCTTCTTGCACGCCATAATCGAGTTCTTCCAGCTGCACAAAAAGTTGCTGACTCTTTGTTTGACCCAATGTCAGAACTGAATGTGATCAGAGGCGCTCCTGATCCTACAGCGGGAGCTG GTCTTATAGACGAGGATCGATGGTCTCTGGAAGATAAGAAAGCAACCCGTcatgtttcaaatttattgcaaaatacaaataaacaagagagtGCGTTACAATTACAAAGTCTCTTGACCAag GTACGAGAAATGCTGAAAGCTCGGGACAGCAATGGATCTCGACTATTAACTTTGATCACAAACGAACTGATGCAACACTGCAGTACACACAATCATAACCAATCAACTCAATCCTTGCTTCCACCTCAACCTGATATATGCAGAATTATGTGGGATCAATTAG GTTTATTGTGGGTCTGCGTAGTTTTAAATCCAAAGATATCATCACAAGAGAGACAATCATTTGTAGTTCAACTTCAAGAATGGGGATCACAGCCACATTGCCCTCCTGAATCGGGAGAAGAGGAGCAGAATCATTATGGACAAGCTCCACGTTCTG GTCGCACTGTGTTATCACGAGCCATTGATGCAGGAACTATGCGTTGGGATGACGTACATTTACGAAGAATTTTGGATGATTGCAAGTCTTCTTCAGAGTCAAGTCGCCCAAAGTTTCAAAATGATCAAACTCAAGAATTTCACGATGACGAAGGAAAACCTCTGTGGCATG aATACGTTCCTACCGCCTGTGCCAGAGTCGAAGCCCTGCGTTCTCATGGATGCCAGAAAGAAGCCATTGCTCTTGCATGTGCCATTACTCGAACAATAAAGAGAAAGTTCATGTCAAATTTCAACACTTACAAAGAACATCAAACCAGTAAAG atacGAAAACTCTAGATGAAACATTGCTTCCAAAATTATCACAAGGTCTGATTGGCCATCCTCTTCGACCGGTCCACATATTATTTGATACCTTGATTGGAGccaaag AACTTTGTGAACAATCTATTGATACCGATTCCACTAAACTTGCAGCTTTTGAAATAACTTTGTTAATCATGGGACAACAGAGACTTATGCCGGAGGGCCAACACAGCCAG gATAAAATGATTTCTAGTGAATTATCACTGATAAATCATTTGAATAATCTTGAACTCGACGACGAAATGATCACGGTattgaaaaacgtttgtcaaacattggttgaag GTGGACCTACAAGTGGTCTTGGTCTACCACTTCACAGAGAATCTGTTCCACTTCACAGCTTTGCAAAGTACCTATTCCAGTCGATACTTCCATATGACCGCAAGCTTGCTTTCAG GGTTGGAATTCGAGCAATGAAAACTCCGGTTTATCATCGTCACGAGCCGAATTTTTATCCTGATCTACACTCTCATGTGGTGGCACCAGGACATGAGCATTCCGCTATAGGTTCTACGTTTCCGGAACAGCGAGCATATCACAGACCTCAACCGGGTACAAGATGGCATATCATGGATAAATTGGAAGCGAATCAATGCTCTTTAGCTTCAATATTGATTCAAACAGCGAAAG GTGAAGTTCTACTTCTGGGAGAAGTGGTCGAAAGTGTACAGAAATATATCTGTAATCCAActcatatttttcaactttcacACGACGCATACAAAGCAGCAACACCACCACTTGGGTCTCCAGATTCTTTAATGCTTAACGTTGCTTTGCAAATGGGAATGCAG GTCTTGCGAATGACAATACGTGGTGGTACTTGGAGAAGAACAGAAATGGTTGGATGGTTGGTAACTTGTGCAACTGAGATTGGACTATGTGCTCTTATATCAATCATAAGG acGTGGAACACACTTTTCACTCCAGTAGAAGCAACGACAATGGTTGCCAACTGTGTGGTTTCGCCTAATACTGCGATGAGACTCAACCTTGACCCTAGACAAAGAGACGAATTATTTCACTGTGTATGTCAAATGGCAATTCAATGTGCAGTCAAAG ATCCTCAATCATGTGCTTTACCCTGCCTCACTTTGTGCGAGAATTTGCCTTCTGCCTTCGACGCTGCTTATCATGTTGTTATCGATTCGTCAAACAAAAGAAGAATGGATGCAGCTCAACTGTATAATATAGCGAG atATCTTGAACAACTTGGATTAAGACAAAGATCATTTACTGTTGCTTTTGCTGCTACGCGTTGTCTCACCATTGCTTTCAATCATGACACACATCCTGCTACAAGTGACCTTCTTTGGACAATGCAGCTTGCTCAATCGTTAG GTCGGAATGAACTTACACAAATGGTATCTGTGGTCAGTCGTAATGTGAAATGTGCTTCCGTCATATCTGATGTTCTACGAACTTGCACGTCAGGTGTTAACTCAAGAGACACAACGAATCTGG CACACTTTGGAGAAAGAAGTTTGCGAGCTGATGGTCCAATACTCCGTCCTTTGCTTGAAGTTGCTATTTCCGCATACGTCAGTACAATTCATGCAAAACTCAGTCACATAAGTCCTAGACACTACACCGAATTTATCGATTTTTTGAATAAG GCTCGTGAAACGTTTCTACTCGCTTCAAATGGACCAGCACGTTTTGCTCATCTGACTGCAAATTTGAAGATGGTTTATAAAGGGAAAAAGAAACTTCTTAACCTGGTTGCTCATAGATTTGGTTGA